The Benincasa hispida cultivar B227 chromosome 9, ASM972705v1, whole genome shotgun sequence genome has a segment encoding these proteins:
- the LOC120084641 gene encoding uncharacterized protein LOC120084641 has protein sequence MAGSGKRSKHVWSKVEDTKLVEALLYLVETGWRSDNGTFRLGYLQYLERILHEKVPGCALNQNTIECKVRSLKKQYNAVSEMLSQSGFGWNEEFKCVQVEKEIFDLWVRSHLNAKGMWNKSFLHYDDLSTVFGKDRANCHTPEVCQAESPLNQDEIDEEPAEQSTGRASVLAESSRGSKRKRPSFQAEMIDIMRSTVEMQSTHMGRLASWQKEKYELEFGRRKEVVNAIYSIDGLDEDDQVTFIDLLVTDIQKTDCFLAVPEHARKRYCLHLLERNM, from the exons ATGGCAGGTAGTGGTAAGAGGTCTAAACACGTATGGTCGAAGGTGGAGGACACTAAGTTGGTGGAAGCTCTATTGTATTTGGTGGAGACCGGTTGGAGGTCCGACAATGGGACGTTTCGACTAGGATATCTACAATACTTGGAGCGAATTCTGCATGAGAAAGTGCCCGGGTGCGCACTGAATCAGAACACCATTGAGTGCAAGGTGAGGAGTCTAAAGAAACAATACAACGCAGTATCAGAGATGTTAAGTCAGTCGGGGTTCGGCTGGAATGAGGAATTCAAATGTGTCCAGGTCGAGAAGGAGATTTTCGATCTTTGGGTTCGG AGTCATCTCAATGCGAAGGGGATGTGGAACAAGTCATTCCTACATTACGATGACCTCTCCACCGTATTTGGGAAAGATAGAGCA AACTGTCACACACCTGAGGTTTGCCAGGCAGAATCACCATTAAATCAAGATGAAATAGATGAAGAGCCAGCAGAGCAATCTACAGGTAGAGCGAGTGTACTTGCCGAGTCATCTCGAGGCAGTAAGAGGAAGAGGCCATCATTCCAAGCTGAAATGATCGACATCATGAGATCGACTGTTGAAATGCAGAGCACACACATGGGTAGACTTGCATCGTGGCAAAAGGAGAAGTATGAGCTAGAGTTCGGGCGTCGAAAGGAAGTAGTAAATGCCATATACAGCATTGATGGCCTGGATGAGGATGATCAGGTCACCTTTATTGACCTCCTTGTCACAGACATTCAAAAGACAGATTGCTTTCTTGCAGTACCAGAACACGCACGGAAGAGGTACTGCCTTCATCTATTAGAAAGAAACATGTAG